One region of Pagrus major chromosome 7, Pma_NU_1.0 genomic DNA includes:
- the LOC141000009 gene encoding lactose-binding lectin l-2-like, which translates to MDVRGLKVTFVLINTSMTWTEAQSYCRDHHTDLASVRNTAEHQELKDLVPSEQPAWIGLFRDSWKWSDGRNSSFRYWAQGEPNGGNQACVLVELGRDGKWWDDPCDLKIPFVCYSPPTTTRQVIKVRLERKDSSLDLNDPAVLEQMLKEFKQRLKDQGVDGDVKLSWRKQSDGKVFHKEEETKKKKKKKDEL; encoded by the exons ATGGATGTCAGAG GGCTGAAGGTGACGTTTGTCCTCATCAATACTTCCATGACCTGGACTGAGGCCCAGAGCTACTGCAGAGATCACCACACAGACCTGGCCAGTGTGaggaacacagcagagcacCAGGAGTTAAAGGACTTGGTACCTTCAGAACAACCAGCCTGGATCGGCCTTTTCAGAGACTCCTGGAAGTGGTCGGATGGAAGAAACTCCTCATTTAGGTACTGGGCTCAAGGTGAACCAAATGGTGGGAATCAGGCTTGTGTGCTGGTAGAATTGGGCAGAGATGGAAAATGGTGGGACGATCCCTGTGACCTGAAGATACCGTTCGTTTGCTACAGCCCAC ctACGACTACAAGGCAAGTGATCAAAGTGCGTCTGGAGAGAAAGGACTCCTCTCTGGATCTCAACGACCCTGCTGTGTTGGAACAAATGTTGAAGGAG TTCAAACAGAGGCTGAAGGACCAGGGGGTGGATGGAGACGTCAAACTGAGCTGGAGGAAGCAGTCGGATGGAAAGGTCTTccacaaggaggaggagacaaagaagaagaagaagaagaaggacgagctttaa